CCAGGCCCCATGGATAACGGCAAGGCGGGGGAAGGGGCCTTGCCAGTCCAGGGCCACGGACGACCAGATCCACCCGTGTTGCTCGTTTGTCCAGGCCAGCCCCAGCGTCAGCAGGGGCTCCAGGGCCAGCCATCCCAGGCGCCGGGGGGAGGTCCAGCGCTCATGGCCTGTGTAGTGAAGGGCGACAATCAACCATACGGTGGGGATGAAGGCGATCCCGAGGTATTGGGCTTTGGCCCAGAAGACTTTCTCTGTTAGGCTGGCCCGGGAGAGCTCGAGGGCATACCCAGAGGTCCAGAGAGCGATCAACAGTTGCATGGCGCAAAGGGCCACCGCTCCGGGGGCTGGCCGGGCCCGCCAGGCGTAGCCAGCCAGTCCGAGGGCGATCAGGGTAGCTCCAAGCAGAGAGAATATGTATAACACGCCTGGCCCAGACATGGGCAAGATCCCCCATCTCTTCCAGAGGGGTAACCGCCCACTCAGCTGCTCACTACTGTATGATGATTAGAAGTCAACCCTCTTGGGCGCTTTCGCGCTATGCTTCTATCTGCTTGGACCCTTTTGCCGGACCGGTCGGTAAAGGCCTATGGTGGATGACTTCGTCAGCGAGGAACAGAAGGGCGACCCCCCGATATGCGGGATTGCCAGAAAGACCTAACCATACCTTTCCGATTCCATTGTAACTCTGATCCTGTCGTAGCAATATGTCCCGCCAGAATTCGGAGCCGTCCGGAGAAAAGCCTGCGCCCCGGGGTTGCCTCCCCGGGGCGCAGCGAGGTGGGCCGTGCAGGACTCGAACCTGCAACCTTGGGATTAAGAGTCCCCTGCTCTACCCGTTGAGCTAACGGCCCACGTCCACTTCTAAAGTATAGCCAGGGCTCCATGGGCTGTCAAGGCGGAGCGACCCGGGCGGCCTCCGCGTGGAGACAGAACCTTGAACGGGTGTGGTCATCTTCTTAGGACTTATGCCGTCGACAGGACATGCCCTCAGGTAGGGGCGACCGGCCGGTCGCCCGTCAAGGTGGATCGACCCAGGCGGTCTCCACAGGAAGACAGGACCTTGAACAGGCGCGGCCATCCTTTAAAATGAGACCATAGCGCAAATCCAACCGGGGGAAGGATCGATGTCGGAACGGGGTCCACAGGATGTGCAGGCGTTCCTGGATCAGCATCTCCCTGGGACCCGGGTGCGGGTGCTGGAGCAGAGCACGGCGACGGCCCTGGAGGCCGCGGCGGCGGTCGGGTGCCCCCTGGGCGCCATCGTGAAGTCCCTCCTCTTCCTGGCCGATGGGGACCCACGGCTGGTGCTGGTGGCCGGGGATCGAAAGGCCGATCAGCGCCTCCTCGCGGGGCTGTGGGGGATCTCCCGCAAGCGCATCCGCATCGCGGACCCCGGGACGGTGCAACAGGTGACCGGATTCGAGGTGGGCGCGGTGCCTCCCGTCGCCCACGTCACGTCCCTGCCGGTCTGGATCGATGCCTCCCTCGCCCGTTATGAGACCCTGTGGGCTGCCGCTGGAGCGCGCAACGCCCTCTTCCCCATCACCTTCGCGGACCTGGTCCGGATCACCGGCGGGACGGTTGCCACGTTCACGGTGGAGGATCGCCCGGCGGAGCAGGCGCCCGATGCGGATCCTGGCCATTGAGACCTCGTGCGATGAGACGGCGGCGGCGGTGGTGGAGGACGGCCGGGTCCTGCGCAGCCACGTGGTGGCCTCCCAGGCTGCCTTCCACGCCAAATACGGTGGCATCTTCCCGGAGCTCGCCGCCCGCATGCATGTCGAGGCCATCGTCCCGGTCACCCGCGAGGCCCTCTCTCAGGCTGGCCTCTCATGGGAGGCCATCGACGCCATCGCCGTGACCTACGGGCCCGGCCTGCCCGGCTCGCTGGTGGTTGGGGTGAGCTTCGCCAAAGCCCTGGCCTTCGCCCGTCGCAAACCCCTTATCGCCGTCAACCACCTGGAAGGCCACCTCTACGCCCACCGCCTCCGGGTGGAGGGGAACCCCCCAGAGGACCTCCCCACGCCCTTCCTGGCTCTGATTGTCTCCGGCGGCCACACCGAGCTCATCTGGGCCCGGGATCTCCTGGATCACCGCCGGGTGGGCTGGACCATCGACGATGCCGCGGGGGAGGCCTTCGACAAGGTCGCCCGGCTCCTGGGCCTGGGGTTCCCTGGCGGGCCCGCCATCGAGCGGATCGCCCGGGAAGGAGATCCCCAAGCTTTCCCCTTCCCCGCTTTGCCGAAGGTCGACGATCCCCTCTGGTTCAGCTTCAGCGGGCTGAAGACCGCAGTCCTGCGGGCCGTGGAGCGGTTCCAGGGACAGCCCCTCCCGGTGGCTGATCTGGCGGCTTCCTTCCAGGCGGCGGTGGTCGAGCAGCTGGTGACGAAGACGCTGGAAGCGCTGCGCCGCTACGAAGCCCGGGCGATCCTGATCTCCGGCGGAGTCTCCGCCAACCAGCTGCTCCGATCCGAGATGGCCCGCCGCGCCCCTGTCCCGGTGGTGGCTCCTCCACCCTGGTTGTGCACGGACAACGCGGCGATGATCGGCGCCGCCGCGGAGCTCCATGCCCGGGCCGGCCGCTTCGCCTCCCTCGATTTGGAGGTGGACCCCGATGCGAAGATTGGGTAGGCCCTTCAGGTCACGGGCGCGGCCGCCTTTGAGATCGGAGCCTCCTGCTACGAACCAGCGGTATAATCCCGGGGGAGGCCAGCGATGATGGGAGCCTCAGGTGGAGGAACATAGATGCTCCAGATCCAGGAGTGGGTGCCTGTGGAGGAGGCCCGCCGGCTGATCCTAAGGGAGTTCCATCCGTTGCCACCGGAATCGGTGCCTCTCTCTCAAGCCCTCGGGCGGATCCTGGCAGAGGATGTGCAAGCGGAAGTGGATCTGCCTCCTTTCCCGAACTCCGCCATGGACGGCTACGCGGTCCGCGCGGAGGACGTCCGGACGGCGAGCCGGGAGCGGCCGGTCCGATTGCGGGTGCGGGGGGAGGCCGCGGCGGGCCGTCCGTTCCCCAGCGGGGTGGAGCCCGGGACGGCGGTGCGCATCGCCACCGGGGCCCTGCTCCCCAGCGGGGCGGATGCGGTGATCCCGGTGGAGGACACGGATGATGCGGGCGGGCCGGGCCGTCCTCTTCCTCCGGAGATCGCCGTGTTCCGGCCGGCGCAGCCCGGGCAGTTCATCCGCCCGGCCGGCGAGGATGTGGCCCGGGGGACGGTGGCGCTGGAGCGGGGGACGATCCTGACCCCAGGCGCCTTGGCCCTTCTGGCTGCCCTGGGACGTCTGGAGGTGCCCGTCCATCGCCGGCCGCGGGTGGCAGTGCTGGCCATCGGCGACGAGCTGATCGAGCCGGGCCGTCCGCTTCCCCCGGGCTGCATTTACGAAACCAACCGGACGGCCCTGGCAGCCCAGGCGGTGGAGGCGGGGGCGGAGCCCTTGCTGTTGGGGATCGCTCGGGACGATCCGGAGGATCTGCAGCGGTTGCTGGACGAAGCGGCCGCTCACCATCCGGATCTCATCCTCTCCTCCGCGGGCGCCTCCGTCGGCGCTTACGACTGGGTGAAGGAGGTGGTCCAGCGACACGGGGAGCTCCGGCTCTGGAAGGTGCGCATCCGCCCGGGGAAGCCCTTCGCCTTCGGCCACTACCGGGGCATCCCCTTCTTCGGTCTGCCTGGGAACCCGGTCTCCGCGATGATCACCTTCGACCAGTTCGTCCGGCCGGTCCTGCGCCGGATGGGCGGTCACCCCCGCTGGGAACGGCCCCGCATCCCGGTGCGCCTGGCCGAGCCGATCTCCAGCGACGGCCGGGAGACGTATTTCCGCGCGCGCATTTTCTATGAGGATGGCCAGTTCTGGGCCCGCCTCAGCGGGCTGCAGGGCTCTCATATCTTGAGCGCCATGGCGCGAGCGAACGGCCTGGTGATCCTCCCGGAGGGAGTGCCGGCGCTCCCGGCGGGGGCGACGGCGATGGCGGAGGTGTGGGTGGATCTCCAGGATCTGATGAGCGCATCCGGAACCCCGTAAGGAGAGGCCTTCGATGAGCAAGCGCACGGCCCGTTCCACCCCGACCCGATCGTCCATCGGTCTGCCGATCCTGGTGGTGGCGGCAGCGCTGGTGGGGGTGCTGGCCCTGATCGGCTATCAGTGGTGGGCCAGCCGCCTTTCGGAACGCGTCCCCGTGGTGGACTACCCGAGCGGCCTGACCCCGGACGGTTATCCCTATAAGGGGAACCCGGAGGCGCAGATCGTGATCGAGGAGTATTCGGATTTCCAGTGTCCGGTCTGCGCCCGCTACGCCCGGGAGGTCGCCCCGCGGCTGGATGAGAAATACGTGAAGACCGGGAAAGTGTATTATATTTTCCGGTATTTCCCCTTCCTGGGGCCGGAGTCCTTCCGGGCGGCGGAGGCGGCGGCTTGCGCGGCGGAACAGGGCCGGTTCTGGGAATATGAGCACGTCGTCTTCGCCAACCAGCGGGGGGAGAACCTGGGCTGGTTTTCCGATGACCGGCTGATCGGGTTCGCCGCGCGGGTGGGGCTGGATCGAGGGCGGTTCGAGAACTGCCTGCTCTCCGGCAAATACCGGGATTTCATCCGCCAGGCGGCGGAGGCCGGGCGCCAGCGGGGCGTCCGCGCGACGCCGACGATCTTCATCAACGGGGAGAAGATCGAGGGGCTGTATGATGTGACCTTCTATGAGACTTACCTCGACACCCTGCTGCAGAAAGGCCCATGAGGGGGAAGGCGGATGGCGCAGGCAAGGGTGGCGGCGGCGATAGATCGGCTCGCCCTGGCCCAGATCGGATTGGCCCTAATGGGAGCGGGGGTGGCCGC
Above is a genomic segment from Thermoflexus hugenholtzii JAD2 containing:
- a CDS encoding YbaK/EbsC family protein, producing the protein MSERGPQDVQAFLDQHLPGTRVRVLEQSTATALEAAAAVGCPLGAIVKSLLFLADGDPRLVLVAGDRKADQRLLAGLWGISRKRIRIADPGTVQQVTGFEVGAVPPVAHVTSLPVWIDASLARYETLWAAAGARNALFPITFADLVRITGGTVATFTVEDRPAEQAPDADPGH
- the tsaD gene encoding tRNA (adenosine(37)-N6)-threonylcarbamoyltransferase complex transferase subunit TsaD, giving the protein MRILAIETSCDETAAAVVEDGRVLRSHVVASQAAFHAKYGGIFPELAARMHVEAIVPVTREALSQAGLSWEAIDAIAVTYGPGLPGSLVVGVSFAKALAFARRKPLIAVNHLEGHLYAHRLRVEGNPPEDLPTPFLALIVSGGHTELIWARDLLDHRRVGWTIDDAAGEAFDKVARLLGLGFPGGPAIERIAREGDPQAFPFPALPKVDDPLWFSFSGLKTAVLRAVERFQGQPLPVADLAASFQAAVVEQLVTKTLEALRRYEARAILISGGVSANQLLRSEMARRAPVPVVAPPPWLCTDNAAMIGAAAELHARAGRFASLDLEVDPDAKIG
- a CDS encoding molybdopterin molybdotransferase MoeA encodes the protein MLQIQEWVPVEEARRLILREFHPLPPESVPLSQALGRILAEDVQAEVDLPPFPNSAMDGYAVRAEDVRTASRERPVRLRVRGEAAAGRPFPSGVEPGTAVRIATGALLPSGADAVIPVEDTDDAGGPGRPLPPEIAVFRPAQPGQFIRPAGEDVARGTVALERGTILTPGALALLAALGRLEVPVHRRPRVAVLAIGDELIEPGRPLPPGCIYETNRTALAAQAVEAGAEPLLLGIARDDPEDLQRLLDEAAAHHPDLILSSAGASVGAYDWVKEVVQRHGELRLWKVRIRPGKPFAFGHYRGIPFFGLPGNPVSAMITFDQFVRPVLRRMGGHPRWERPRIPVRLAEPISSDGRETYFRARIFYEDGQFWARLSGLQGSHILSAMARANGLVILPEGVPALPAGATAMAEVWVDLQDLMSASGTP
- a CDS encoding DsbA family protein encodes the protein MSKRTARSTPTRSSIGLPILVVAAALVGVLALIGYQWWASRLSERVPVVDYPSGLTPDGYPYKGNPEAQIVIEEYSDFQCPVCARYAREVAPRLDEKYVKTGKVYYIFRYFPFLGPESFRAAEAAACAAEQGRFWEYEHVVFANQRGENLGWFSDDRLIGFAARVGLDRGRFENCLLSGKYRDFIRQAAEAGRQRGVRATPTIFINGEKIEGLYDVTFYETYLDTLLQKGP